One segment of uncultured Propionivibrio sp. DNA contains the following:
- the cobD gene encoding threonine-phosphate decarboxylase CobD: protein MLEHGGRLLAAAKAHNIPVERWVDLSTGINPETYPIPAIDPACWNRLPEDNDGLEEAASAYFGNDRLLALSGSQAAIQTLPLFFAPQVIACVAPIYEEHPHAWERAGHRVRRLPTLARALAAATPLVLICNPNNPTGNATPHDVVIDAADQLRRRGGWLIVDEAFGDASPQDNVVDLAGSEAAPNLIVLRSLGKFFGLAGARVGFVFGVAEKLDALREKLGPWPLSHPARFVARHALADTAWQEGARQRLMAASVRLELALAPLGEVQRTALFCTVKTAQASALAEHFARHAILVRRFDAHGLIRFGLPGNESEWERLDAALAQLSAALTLS from the coding sequence GTGCTTGAACATGGTGGACGCCTGCTGGCTGCGGCCAAGGCACACAACATCCCGGTCGAGCGCTGGGTCGACCTGTCGACCGGCATCAACCCCGAGACCTACCCGATCCCGGCCATCGATCCGGCCTGCTGGAATCGCCTGCCCGAAGACAACGACGGACTCGAAGAGGCTGCCTCCGCCTACTTCGGCAACGATCGCCTGCTCGCGCTGTCCGGTTCGCAGGCGGCGATCCAGACGCTGCCGCTGTTCTTCGCCCCGCAGGTGATCGCCTGCGTCGCACCGATCTACGAGGAACACCCGCACGCCTGGGAGCGCGCCGGCCATCGCGTGCGGCGACTGCCGACGCTCGCCCGCGCGCTCGCGGCGGCGACACCGCTGGTCCTCATCTGCAACCCGAACAACCCGACCGGCAACGCGACACCGCACGACGTTGTTATCGACGCCGCCGACCAGTTGCGGCGGCGCGGCGGCTGGCTGATCGTCGACGAAGCCTTCGGCGACGCCAGTCCGCAGGACAATGTCGTCGATCTGGCCGGCAGCGAGGCCGCGCCGAACCTGATCGTTCTGCGCTCGCTCGGCAAGTTCTTCGGCCTCGCCGGCGCCCGCGTCGGCTTCGTCTTCGGCGTCGCCGAAAAACTCGACGCCCTGCGCGAAAAACTCGGCCCCTGGCCGCTCTCCCACCCGGCGCGCTTCGTCGCGCGCCACGCGCTTGCCGATACGGCCTGGCAGGAGGGTGCGCGGCAACGCCTGATGGCCGCTTCGGTCCGCCTCGAACTGGCGCTCGCGCCGCTGGGCGAGGTTCAGCGCACGGCCCTGTTCTGCACCGTCAAGACGGCACAGGCCAGCGCACTCGCCGAGCATTTCGCCCGCCATGCCATCCTCGTGCGACGTTTCGACGCGCACGGGCTGATCCGCTTCGGCCTGCCCGGCAACGAAAGCGAATGGGAACGGCTTGATGCCGCGCTGGCGCAGCTGAGCGCCGCCTTGACGCTGTCCTGA
- the cbiB gene encoding adenosylcobinamide-phosphate synthase CbiB → MLAPFSLDLPFAGVPSTLWLPLAALAAVVLDRLLGEMRHAHPLVGFGNLASAVEHRLNGGRARILRGALAWMLVVLPWVALAVWAKRYDFIGWLTDVALLYLALGGRALHEHAEHVGADLAAGDLASARKHVGWIVSRNTEELDESGVAKACIESTLENGNDAIFGALFWFMLFGGAGAVLFRLANTLDAMWGYRTPRFLEFGRVAARLDDALNYFPARLTALSYALMGQTARALRCWRAQAPIWDSPNAGPVMSSGAGSLGLALGGAAIYHGQLEERPVLGEGRPARGEDIPRALALVRRSLALWLVIYLMLGAACA, encoded by the coding sequence ATGCTTGCCCCGTTTTCACTCGACCTGCCGTTCGCGGGCGTTCCATCGACGCTGTGGCTGCCCCTCGCGGCGCTCGCGGCGGTGGTCCTTGACCGCCTGCTCGGCGAAATGCGGCACGCACATCCGCTGGTCGGCTTCGGGAACCTGGCGAGCGCCGTCGAACACCGGCTGAATGGCGGCCGAGCCCGCATCCTGCGTGGCGCCCTTGCCTGGATGCTCGTCGTCCTGCCCTGGGTCGCCCTCGCCGTCTGGGCCAAACGTTACGATTTCATCGGCTGGCTGACCGATGTCGCACTGCTCTATCTCGCCCTCGGCGGCCGCGCCCTGCACGAACACGCCGAGCACGTCGGCGCCGACCTCGCCGCCGGCGACCTCGCCAGCGCCCGCAAGCATGTCGGCTGGATCGTCTCGCGCAACACCGAAGAACTGGACGAATCGGGCGTCGCCAAGGCCTGCATCGAATCTACGCTCGAAAACGGCAACGACGCGATCTTCGGCGCGCTCTTCTGGTTCATGCTCTTCGGCGGCGCCGGCGCCGTGCTCTTCCGCCTGGCCAACACGCTCGACGCGATGTGGGGCTACCGCACCCCGCGCTTCCTCGAATTCGGCCGCGTCGCCGCCCGCCTCGACGACGCCCTCAACTATTTCCCGGCGCGCCTGACGGCGCTCTCCTACGCCCTGATGGGACAGACCGCCCGCGCCCTGCGCTGCTGGCGCGCGCAGGCGCCGATCTGGGACAGCCCCAACGCCGGGCCGGTGATGTCGTCCGGCGCCGGCAGCCTCGGCCTCGCCCTTGGCGGCGCCGCGATCTACCACGGCCAACTGGAAGAACGTCCGGTGCTCGGTGAAGGTCGCCCCGCCCGCGGCGAAGACATCCCGCGCGCGCTGGCGCTGGTACGCCGCAGCCTGGCGCTGTGGCTCGTCATATACCTCATGCTGGGAGCCGCCTGTGCTTGA